From a region of the Opisthocomus hoazin isolate bOpiHoa1 chromosome 21, bOpiHoa1.hap1, whole genome shotgun sequence genome:
- the ELAC2 gene encoding zinc phosphodiesterase ELAC protein 2: MWALSRALSPVLGLARRPGPCRCWAMAEGSSGARPARRPKGVPRHVWARERRRSAGTGLAGPNTVYAQVVAAGSRDAGAAVYVFSEFNRYLFNCGEGTQRAMQEHKLKISHLDSIFLSRVAWANVGGLPGMILTLKAVGLQRCVFLGPPKLQNYLKAIRLFPGPLKRMDLAVQLHTEPEYKDETMTVYQIPLTGKPLATESPLPQSPGASSQGGNSPKADTGSGSPRAAQRNLEDGEEEESPKKTGDKQKCASRHPDLVMAFLCKIHPKKGKFLAAKAQEMGLPVGSPAIHPIITALKNGESFTYEGRELFPEELCTPTDPGPVFIVLECPHEGFVDAVCENETFRRYQEGLPENQVALVIHVTPESVLRDSRYQQWLERFGPGTQHLVLNENSSAVHNPRSYKIQTQLNLIHPEIFPLLTTYQSKEEEAACSVPVVRGECLLKYHFRPQQEWQRDAVTVCDHDAFVSEALDLPDFQSRVKECKESLSAVPGNVCAYPEIVFLGTGSAIPMKIRNVSSTLVNTSSTRSLLLDCGEGTFGQLCRHYGEQVDQVLCNIVAVFVSHMHTDHHSGLLNILMERRRAFAALGQAFSPLFLVAPEQIMPWLHEYHNHCEEILGDFKMITSQSLVKGRENIKPKAKRFVSSLLENYDLAEFQTCEVQHCRNAFACSMIHKSGWKVVYSGDTMPCMALVQMGKNATLLIHEATLEDGMEKEAIEKTHSTTSQAIQTGMKMNAEFIMLNHFSQRYAKIPLFSEDFSEKVGIAFDHMRVRFGDFPTIPKLIPPLKALFADDIVEMEERKEKREMRLLKETAMLLDKLAGGENEEAPCQKRKQAKNHQELPNKKLKTVN; this comes from the exons ATGTGGGCGCTGTCGCGGGCGCTGTCGCCGGTGCTGGGCCttgcgcggcggccgggcccgtGCCGGTGCTGGGCCATGGCCGAGGGCTCCTCGGGGGCGCGGCCGGCGCGGCGGCCCAAGGGGGTGCCGCGCCACGTGTGGGCCCGCGagcggcggcggagcgcggggACGGGCCTGGCGGGGCCCAACACCGTCTACGCGCAGGTGGTGGCGGCCGGGAGCCGAGACGCGGGCGCCGCCGTCTACGTCTTCTCCGAGTTCAACCG GTACCTCTTCAACTGCGGCGAGGGCACGCAGCGGGCCATGCAGGAGCACAA GCTGAAGATCTCCCACCTGGACAGCATCTTCCTCAGCCGGGTGGCCTGGGCCAACGTCGGGGGGCTGCCAG GTATGATTCTCACGTTGAAGGCTGTGGGGCTTCAAAGATGTGTTTTCCTAGGGCCACCAAAGCTG CAAAACTACTTGAAAGCGATTCGACTCTTTCCTGGACCCCTGAAACGGATGGATTTAG CTGTGCAATTGCACACAGAGCCTGAGTATAAGGACGAGACGATGACAGTCTACCAAATACCTCTGACAG GAAAACCACTAGCCACTGAAAGTCCATTGCCTCAGAGTCCTGGAGCATCAAGCCAAGGTGGAAATAGCCCTAAAGCAGACACAGGGTCTGGATCCCCAAGAGCTGCACAGCGAAACTTGGAGGATGGCGAGGAAGaagaaagcccaaagaaaacag gTGACAAACAGAAGTGCGCCAGCAGGCATCCCGATCTGGTGATGGCTTTCCTTTGTAAA ATTCACCCAAAAAAGGGAAAATTCCTAGCAGCTAAAGCACAGGAGATGGGCCTGCCAGT GGGAAGTCCAGCCATTCATCCTATAATTACAGCTCTCAAAAATGGGGAGAGCTTCACTTACGAAGGCAGAGAG CTCTTTCCAGAAGAACTGTGCACCCCTACTGATCCTGGCCCGGTGTTCATTGTGCTGGAGTGTCCTCACGAGGGCTTTGTGGATGCCGTCTGTGAAAATGAGACCTTCCGAAG GTACCAGGAAGGACTTCCTGAGAACCAAGTCGCTTTGGTTATTCACGTGACTCCAGAGTCAGTGCTTCGAGACAGCCGCTACCAGCAATGGCTGGAAAG ATTTGGACCTGGAACTCAGCACTTGGTGCTCAATGAGAACTCCTCTGCGGTGCATAACCCACGGAGCTACAAGATCCAAACTCAGCTGAACCTCATCCACCCAGAGATCTTCCCTCTGCTCACCACCTACCAGAGCAAG GAAGAAGAGGCTGCATGTAGCGTGCCCGTTGTGCGAGGAGAGTGCCTCTTGAAATACCACTTCAGACCCCAACAGGAGTGGCAGAG AGATGCTGTGACTGTCTGCGACCACGACGCATTTGTAAGTGAAGCCTTGGATCTCCCTGACTTCCAGTCTCGTGTGAAGGAGTGCAAAGAGAGCCTGTCTGCTGTACCAG GAAACGTGTGTGCTTATCCTGAAATTGTGTTCTTGGGAACAGGATCTGCAATTCCAATGAAAATCCGAAATGTCAGTTCTACTCTGGTAAATACCAG ctctacCCGATCCCTGCTCTTGGACTGTGGAGAAGGAACGTTTGGACAGCTCTGTCGCCACTATGGAGAGCAAGTTGACCAAGTGCTGTGTAACATAGTAGCTGTGTTTGTGTCCCACATGCATACTGATCATCATTCG GGGTTGTTGAACATCCTGATGGAGAGACGGAGAGCTTTT GCAGCCCTTGGTCAGGCTTTCAGCCCTCTCTTTCTGGTAGCACCTGAACAGATCATGCCTTGGCTACATGAGTACCACAACCACTGCGAAGAGATTCTCGGAGACTTCAA AATGATTACTTCCCAGTCTCTTGTGAAAGGCCGTGAGAACATCAAGCCTAAAGCCAAACGGTTTGTCAGTTCTCTGTTAGAGAACTATGACTTGGCTGAG TTTCAGACTTGTGAAGTCCAGCACTGTAGAAACGCTTTTGCATGTTCAATGATCCACAAATCTGGCTGGAAAGTAGTCTATTCTGGTGACACAATGCCCTGCATGGCCTTAGTACAAATGG GGAAAAATGCTACCCTGCTGATCCATGAAGCGACGCTGGAAGATGGCATGGAAAAAGAAGCTATAGAGAAGACACACAG CACAACCTCCCAGGCGATTCAGACCGGGATGAAGATGAACGCAGAGTTCATCATGCTCAATCACTTCAGTCAGAGGTACGCCAAGATCCCACTGTTCAGTGAAGACTTCAGTGAGAAGGTTGGAATTGCGTTTGATCACATGAGG GTACGTTTTGGCGACTTTCCGACCATCCCGAAGCTGATCCCGCCTCTGAAGGCTTTGTTTGCGGATGACATAGTAGAAATGGAGGAGCGGAAGGAAAAACGGGAGATGCGGCTTCTGAAGGAGACTGCTATGCTCTTGGACAAGCTGGCTGGTGGTGAGAACGAGGAAGCACCATGCCAGAAACGGAAACAAGCCAAGAACCATCAGGAACTACCaaacaagaaactgaaaacagtaaACTGA